Genomic segment of Arachis stenosperma cultivar V10309 chromosome 4, arast.V10309.gnm1.PFL2, whole genome shotgun sequence:
TGTTTTTATCCCCATTAGGAGTCATTTCCACTTGCGATTTTCCTTCTTCGCTTTGTCGGAAGGCCCAAATCTGTCacatgcatgcatacatgtTGCTGCATTTGCTGTGAATAAAAACAGTAacttttattgaaaataaatgcATTTATTTTTGGGCTGATATCATATTCCTGGCATATATGATATATGAGGTATAAGGTCATTCCATAGTCCCTGTATTTCACTTCTCTGTCTAATTTGAGCTCTCTGTTCTTTGAAGCCTTTcaattcataaaaatatttaccaTCACAGCGTTATCTACCATTTAACCACATGAGTGAGCTTTTGGAAATTACATGTTGAGAATTGAAAAGTTTTATAGTAGCTTCTGCTATATTTGGGTGTTCCATTTTAGTTATTATGATTtatgctaattttttttaattattattatttttaaaatattctgGTAGGTGTGCCATGGGTAATTGTTACAGCCTGCAAAAAGATCATGAAACTGCACTTAAGAACTTTCAGCGAGCTGTTCAACTAAATCCCAGATTCGCATATGCACACACCCTTTGTGGACATGAGTACGTACATGCTCATTTTGTTTACTACATATGACTATCCGTGTGATTGAGTGTATCTTCGGCAACTTCCTAAGGTCTTCTAAGTTTTAATCATTTCTACTTGGTACTTACAGATATGTTGCATTAGAAGATTTTGAGAATGGAATTAAGAGCTATCAGAGTGCACTTAGGGTTGATGCAAGACATTATAATGCATGGTATGGACTTGGAATGGTATATCTTCGCCAAGAGAAGTTTGAGTTCTCTGAGCATTTTTTTCGGATGGCTTTCCAAATTAATCCACGCTCATCGGTTATAATGTCATACCTTGGCACAGCTTTGCATGCTTTAAAGGTCGATTGCTTGTTATATACGCTGAATATAGTAGTTGACTACATTTTCTATGCTTGTACTTGTCTTTTGCAACCAGCATTCTGAAACTTTGGTATGCTTGTATCATATGACAGAGGAGTGAGGAAGCACTAGCGGTAATGGAGAAGGCTATCTTAGCAGATAAGAAAAATCCTCTTCCAATGTATCAGAAGGCTAATATACTAATGAGCTTGGAAAATTTTGATGAGGCTTTGGAAGTTCTAGAGGAACTTAAAGAGTATGCTCCCCGAGAAAGTAGTGTCTATGCTTTGATGGGGAGGATCTATAAAAGGCGTAACATGCATGAGAAAGCCATGCTTCATTATGGTATTTCTTTGGATTTGAAACCATCTGCTACAGATGCTGCTGCAATTAAGGTGATTTAATTTAGAagaaagaacaattgttttgcactAAACTCATCAACAATTTTCACAATTTACTTATCTTTCTACTAGAAAAAATTGCAacttatatatgtatatttgaTGATGCAACTGCATATTCATTTCATCTATCAGGCTGCCATCGAGAAATTGCATGTTCCGGATGAGATTGAAGACAACTTATAGCAATGTGAAGCTCATAATTGCTGATGTTAATGCAAGTTATCCTCATCTGAATCCTTGGTCATGAGGATTGGCCTCTGCTTGTGCTTTTGGCTGATTGTGTATAGAAGCAGTACCAACAGCTGAGCGAGAATTCGCGCCGCGTCGGCGCGCTTTGGCGGATTTGTAGGAGAGTGACCTGATTTTGCAACACAAGCTAATAGGAAGAGGATGTGATGTAACCAAGTTACCAAAGAAGCTGCCATACTTGTATCATTAGTTGTGTTCAGGGGAAAGTACATAAAAATGTATCATTAGTTAACCCATTCATTTGTTCTTAAATCCATGGCTCTTAGTATGTGGCCTCTCCTAACATCACTTGATCTGTCGAATTGCTCATTATTTTTCTCGTTTCCTAACTGCAACTCAGCCAACCCCACAAAAACACATGCAAAAATAGTGTCTTCTCatcaattaaatattttatttaaaagatgACAAAAATAACAGCTTCATGCACCAAATGAGAACTGATTCTGAAGTGGCATAACATTTTTACAAACCAATGGGTTTGTTAAGGAGTCAGTTCACTTGTCCATTTTAAGCAAACGTCAAAGTTTAActcttgttttgttttgtggGTGCAGTAATTTATTtgagataaatttttaaatagaatttagaattacggcatattagtttttaatatattggATTGATAGATagatactataaaaaaaataatctagcATACATTAGATAAACTagtcttttataaaaaaaaattcgttAAAAAATGGgtaatagatattttttattgtaaaattaaattactcggttttttgaagaaaataaattttaaagtatTCGATTTAGATATAAAAAGATTTGATACTTTTGCAATAAAGAAGCACTAAGAATTCGTTTCTTTCTCATCTATACCTCCAAATGATTTATATTGAATCAAAACTTTggcttaaaaaaaatatcttaatatACAACTGTTGAACGTAGTAAACAAACTTTTGAAAAACTCTGTATATTTtggttaataattttttttttaaacaaaaaagttTAACATAATAAGGTGGAGTAATAGAAATAGATACAAACATACAAAAACAATAATTCGGTTCACTAATTAATCACTAGTTcgatcaattttttttatcaattttttgcAAGATGGTTTTTGAGAACGATCAGACCGACTAAAGAACTAGTTTTTAGTTAACGCAATCAAATCAGTTGGTCCGGTccaatttttagaattttagttttaattgctCGATATTCCAGTCATTCAAAAACATGTGGACTTACtattctacccctttcttcaaCATTCGTCCATCCCTCCATCAACACCAATTCAGCAACCAGATCCCAAGCCAACTCTGGCACCTTCATGCACCTGTCTTCCGAGACGACATCCTCAGTGGCAATTTGTGATAGTTCTTTTACCAAAATACTCTTGGTCCCATATTTCCCACGACCAACCTCTTTTACAAGGACATCAAAACCACTAGTGTCGATAGTGATGTAGACCCACCCATTCGTTAATAACATCTAATATACATGTATCAATTAGAACATGTCCCACACTGAACGATAAGAACGATTCCGTCACTTCATCACATCTAACTATTTTTACCCATTGCCTTCTTAAAATTTTGAACATGTTTATCGACCAAACATGCACCGAAACACTATAACCAAACTCTTCTAGTTTTACTCTGTTCCATCTCTTTCCATCTCCATACACTATGAAAGAATTGTAGGAGACTATTCATTTTGAAAGTGAATGCTTCTTCTGCATTTAGTACAGTGTTAAAAGTCAATAACACTTTGTACGCTACTAGTTCTCACACTTGAATAATCTGCGCCATATTCTTGCTAACTGCTATTTTCAGCAAGTTAAAATTTATAGGTTTGGTCGTATCTCCAACTAGACTCTTCTACATCCAATCCATATTTTCTTTTGCCACTGGCACTTCTACCTTCTTCGTCCAACCATTTCCGTTCGCGTCCTTGACTATCGTATTCGTCATCAaagcttttatttttttaagagtaTCCATACTTCTACCATACTGAAGTTGCCTAGTCatcactttatttttttcactttcTTCTCCATACAACTTTCCATCAGTTTCTCTAGTTGTCCTCCTGTACTTACTCTCTGCTACCGATATTAACTTACTTCTCTAGTTGTCCTCCTGTACAAGATATATGTCATTGATTCATTCTGTCCatttaaacaagagaaataaTTCTTTCTTTGATATATTTTCTAGGGCTACACACGGATCGGATATAGCCAAAAATTCTATCCGATCCGCATTGCACtcatcggatcggatcgaatACATATTCGCAAATTTTTCAGAccggatccgatccgatccgatccgcatacTTGCGAATCGGATATCGGGTATATCCgcataattataaaaaaaatgttctcaaattccatttagttgtttttacagaaaaaattcatttttttcctgtttaagtatatttaattctaaaatattatcaataaaagttctcttgaataacaaaaaaataataacacaagATTTAAGTCTAATTATTCTAAGTCGAAGTACaacataaaaaatagaaaacaagatatcataaaattcataaaaCAACACATTAAAATTCATATCACGTTAGGGTTTATTTTCTTAAACTATGCTATTTATATGTGATATGCGGATATACGAATTTGCGGATCGAATCCGCGGATATCACTGCCAAATCCGCAATCCGATCCTGCCATAATACGGATCGGATAATATCCGCAAAATTCGGATCGGATGTGGATAATCACCGCGGGTATGCGGATATTATCCAATTCATGTACAGTCCTAATATTGTCAAGTAAATTATCTACAAAAATAAGAAAGATTCGCTTTTTAAACGGTTGTACTCTTCTCTATTCCAAATCCTAAAATCTCTAATATGATGACGTAATTCCCTAGTTTTAAAACCAAACACaccttctctctttttctttttctctcaaATTTTGGCTAATAAAGTTAAAAAGGGTTTAAGgaaatatttcattatttttgtttgaAGAACCTACACtattgattatttaaaatttcacaTAATTATGTTAACAAACCATGTAAGGGAGGAGAATAAATcgttaataatattataattattttgaataaaaaagtTAATCGAAATGGTAATATCAAAGAAAGTTTcgtcaaaaaaaaaataaaaaataaaaaaaataaaaaaggaaagagaaaagaaggTACCATTGCAACGAATGCCGCTGTCAGCAAGCTAAAGGGACTATCATCGCTTCTTCCTTCCTTCATCCTCCAAATTAGGGTTCTTCAGTGTTCCCACTTTCCCTCTTCCAGCTTCAATCTTCACTCTACCCAACCACAATTTCACAATCCCTCTCGAGCTCCCCAAATCCCCATACTCTCCGGCAAAAAAAAGGTACGacattcttttctttctctccttTCTTACATTCGAATGATTCCCATCTTTTTTTTCCCCGTTAAGATTATTCATTATATGAATTCTGGGTATATTTGTTTTACTTCAGTTTGCTcaaattttcattcaaaattGTGTTTTGGCGACTTGCATATATGTACTGTATATGTGTGTCCTAATTTCATGATTATGGTATTAGCTTGCATAAACTTcaaattttcattttgtttaaACCCGTTAGGAGTGTCATATTGGTAACTTAGAGATATGAAATGGCGTTTGTTCCCTGACATAGTCATGATTCTATGCAATTGTGTAAAATTCACGTTCAGGTCAACGCTTAGATATAGACTAAATGGGGAGTAAAGGTCGAATGCCGCCTCCTCCCCATATGAGGCGGCCACTTCCCCCGGGGCATGGCTTGTTACACCCGGAGCAGGTGCCTCCTGTGATGCATCCGCATCCTGGCCCGTTTTCCCCTTTCGATATGTTGCCACCCCCGCAAGTGATGGAGCAGAAGCTTGCTACACAGCATGTGGAGATGCAGAGATTGGCTACTGAGAATCAGAGGCTTGCCGCAACACATGGGACTTTGAGGCAGGAGCTTGCTGCAGCACAGCACGAGCTGCAAATGTTGCACTTGCAGATTGGCACTGTGAAGGCAGAGAGGGAGCAGCAGATACGGGGCATGTTGGAAAAGATTGGCAAGATGGAAGCTGAGCTGCAAACAGCGGAGCCTATTAAGCATGAACTGCAGCAGGCACGAGCGGAGGCCCAGAGCTTGGTTGTGTCCAGGGAGGAGCTTATTGGTAAAGCACAGCAATTGAATCAGGAGCTTCAAAGGGTCCACGCGGATGTGCAGCAGATTCCTGCCTTGATCACAGAGCTGGAGCATCTCAGACAGGAATATCAGCATTGCAGGTAAtcgtttgtttttattttagttttgtgGTATAAGTTTGACTGCTGCTGGATTGAATGACAATGCTTCCTGTTCGTCAATAATTAGAATAGACAATTTGAAATGCTATTTCAGTGAGACATGAGTGTGTCCATTAATTTTAAGTGAACTTATGGTGGTGTTTTTTAGAAGCTTTGGTCGCTTAGGCAGTGGCCAGTGGGTAAAGATCATGTGGAGATGTGACAGGTTTAGCAGTGCTTGTATGCATTCTGTAAATAATGGTCCTCATCTTTTGAGGGACTTATGGTTAGAGAAATGAAAAGAGTAAGACTATCTATATTTCCCATTTTCCTTTTTGTGGCTTAATAACAGCCCTAGGCCAATAGGGACAGGGGTAGAGGAAGACTAACAAAAACTGCAGATGAAACTATCAGAAATGACTTGACTCTAGTGGCTTTTGTATAGACTTTGTTTTATGATAGAGGCAGTGGCATTGTATGATCTATGCAGCGAATCTGAACCTCATAGCGAGAAATAAGGCTTTAGTAGTTCTTGTTATCTAACTTCATTAACAGCACCCAATTGCTCCTTAAGTCTGCCTAGTTTTACTTTTtgtcttttaaaaaatttcttttctttggttaTCTAAAAGATTCCATTTTATTTACCCTATAAACTGTTCAACCAAAGATCCTATTTTTTGGGTTTCGGAATCAATATGCTTGTTCCAGAGCTGGAGTCCCTACTATACAAGGCCAATTGGCCTTTTCTTTCTGGAGTGTAATTATTTTCTAGAAACGGTCCCTCTGGAAGTTTGAATGCCAGGGACATTTCATTGGTTTCTTGAGTCGAGCTCATGGGAATCTCTTGAAGGATGACATGGTAAATTTGCCAAACAATTTACTAGCCAGGGATTGTGACTGAGCCAAACATATATTGAGCCATCTATACTTCCCTTCTTGGGTAGGGATGTCCCATTTAGTGCGGTCAGCAACTGGTAGGCGCATAGGTTATACCTTCCTCTTTGTTTTATATCTGAATCTTCCTTTCGCTCTTCTCCATTCTATTGAGCACCCAAACAGCTTTCATTGTGGCCCTTTAGTCCCATCCATAATATCGAATTGATATCTACCCACTTGATCTTTCTATGTGCATCTCGACACATTTGTAGTTCATGATAACCTAACCCTTTGGTTTCTATCTCACCTTTTGTGCTTACATCATGCTAGTGTAGTGTCGGACTGCCATGTTATGCGCCCCTTATAAGTTATAATCTGCTGTTCTGGTCATGCAGGGCGACCTTTGACtatgaaaagaaattatacAATGATCACCTCGAATCACTTCAGGTCATGGAAAAGAACTATGTTTCCATGACTAGGGAAGTGGAAAAACTCCGAGCAGAGCTTACAAATACTGCTAATGTTGATCGAAGAAGCAGTATGTATCTCCTTTTGTTACCTGTTTTCTACATTGGAACCCTTTGTCTTCCATTTTTCAAGATTGTGGATTGATCATGGTATGTAATAAAATTTAGGTGGGCCATATGGTGGCACCTCTGGCACTAATGAGAGTGAGCCTTCTACTTTTCCTGTGGGACAAAATGCATACGAAGATGGTTATGCTGTTATGCAGGTGTGTGATGCACCATGTGCTACATTGTTTTTAAGTTTCTCATGGGAGTTCAGCATTCAGATCTATTATCTAATATTATTAACTTCtatattatttttgataaaatttaaTCTTTGAACTTTGTTCTTCATGTTTTCATGTTTTTAAGTTGATACTTTGTTAGCCTTAAATATAGTATCTAGGTAGAaagtgaatgaattaatttatttagaacTATCTGCCTCTGTTGTCAAGGAGTCATGATATGTTTTGCTTGCATTGTTATGCTTCCAACCTGTTGCAGGTTTTATAAATGATTAAATTCTTAGCAGTTGTTTGTGTTTTAGTTGTATAATATGGAGCATACCTGAATTGGACATATTTTGATCTTACTTCTGCAATGAATTGTTACTCATAATTGGCGTTGGGATAGCACTGAAATCTGTTGAAGTAGCATGTCTGTGTTACGTGATTTGCATAATAGCAATATCTAGAAGTATTTCATTtatttatagataaaaaattgGACTGATTCAATAGTAACACAGATGGGTAAGATGCTTTGTGTGTGTAACTGCTATGTAATTGTGCTTTTCTTGTAATATAGTGAAAGAAATACCGTTTAACAGTAGAAAATGAGAAGAATTTGAGTGTGGTTGATGACTGAATGCTTGCTCAGAATGTATGAAGATCTATAGAGGGTAGTAGTTGTATATTAGCGGCAAGGATACgtacaaatttttttcaaagagATTTTGATGTTAGTGATATCAATGTGAACATATGAGGTGGTGTTTGATAATTTGATACATGTAGCTAAGCCCTTCTAGTAGTACAAATCTCTTTGTTGTTGATAATTGGAGTTACCAATTAGAAAGGTTACGTTTGTTGGGTTGATTCATTCTGATTATAAGTTCAAGTAAGATGCTGATTTTATTTCAGTgactataattatattgttTTTCTGATCATATATATTAATGCTCTATCCGACTGGATGGTTAATAGGGACGTGGTCCTATCCCTGGGGCTGGTGGTGCTGTTGCCGccgctgctgctgctgctgccgCCGCTGCTGCTGCTACTGCTGGTGCTCAACAGGGTCCAGTTTCTGCAGGGGCTGCTTATGATGCTTCCAGAGGAGGACCTGGCTACAACACATCTTCAGGGCCAACTTATGATCCGCAGAGATTAACTGGATATGATGCATTTAGAGGAACCACTTATGATTCAAAGAGAGGACAGGTTTTTGATCCCCAAAGAACTGGTTACGATCCACAGAGAGCACTTGCTTATGATCCATCAAGGACAGCCGGCTATGATGCACAGTCAAGGGGTGTTGCTGGCCCACATGGACATGCTCCAGCAGCAAACAATATGCCTTACGGATCTGCAACACCACCCACTCGAGGTGGAGCTGGATACGAGGCACAGCCTCGCGGGGTAAACCCTGCTGTTAGGCGATGACCTTGAGATGCCACATGCCTCTCATAACGAGATGTTGCCCCGTTAtgcatggttggaagatttATGAGCAACTTTGGGGGAAAATCGATGAATATTGTCTAGTGTTTCCTGAGTTGTATGCCTCATCTTTCTTATGTATAATGTGCAATCTACCAAAGAATGAAAAAATGCAGGTCGCCCATGAGAAATTACAATCTtcaacccccccccccccccccaccctCTTTTTTTTGGAAAAGGAAAATATACTCTAACTGGTAATTTAAAACAACCCATGCCATTCTTTTCTTGCCAGAGTTTAAGTTGATGCATCCACGTTCAGattcaaataatttttagttaCTACTATTGTATCAGGTGCAAGTGTGCAACACATAAGTGTATAAGAGACTAATGAACTATACAAATTGCCATAGGGAGTTTGTATATTGAGAATAGTTGTGATCATTCTTCTTGAATATTCTATTCTTTGGCTGTAATGTCTCGAATAACAtgaaaaacataacaaaaagaaaagtatcTTGTACTAGTGTTAGTTTATAGTGTTATTATACTCAACAACAGAATCAGCCTCCCCATGAGGCTGGTACTGAGTGGATTGCTGAATGACTTTGTAACCTGGCAAGGACAATTCCGGTCTTGTATACAAATTGTTATTCTCCCCATCACATGGTCTAATGTGTAAATGTTGAGATGCCAAATTGGAAAATCTGTATATACTTGGTTTTGGGCTTTACGGAGTAAACCTTTCTGCTTTTATtggtttctttttatttcttttttaatacagGCCTATAAGCCCTCTTAATCCAGACTTTCTTGTTTTTTAtgccccttcttcttcttcttcttttcctacTTCTAATGCAGGCATCGTTTAATGGAGAGTGGATCTTTTTCgttggaaaaaaaattggatagtGTAGTGTTCAATCTCACCATTTATTgttctctcttttatttattttggttccacttatagaattaaagatgagagattacattttattgaaatttactTGAAACAATTTTATTTGTTGGTATCATATTCATTCTTAAAGTCAAAACAATCATATTTTATGACATgattttcaagttttcaaactTATAGACTTATGTCGTTACAAAAGCTATTATtagattaattaatattttttgtaacatTACCAGAACATCATTGTTGAGTATTAGTTAGTacgaaaaaaaatcaataacaacttttattattcaatatataatttattttattgaaaaataaattagtattttttaaattagtaaatatattttcttctaatttcttacaatattttatttgataatatttgtcattaaaaataacaaatgaCCACACTATCCTGCAATAtgatatacaaaataattttttatcttagaattaattatggttaatgaaataaaattcaaaattatttttttattttcttgcacaaatttaaatttaaaattaattaacaactcatctttttttaattttaataaaataaataaaatcggTTAGGTGcaaaatatttagaatttaatgattttgatcatttaaattttaattaccaaaaattaaattagaaattaattataacttgAAAATCGATAATATATAttagtacataaataaaaatatttaatgtataaTTTATTGAAGGTTGATTTattgtcaattttttttaataaactttGTAGTATGTGAAAATAATGAtgctattttttaatattattaaaaaaattattcataatttattaattatataattaacttaattaataacctttattattatttttttactaaaaaatattagtttatactatttatatattttttaatactaataaataagtagacatttatatttttgtacTTATTATCCTAAATGATAACTTAAATTACTTATttcatatattaaataaaataaataatatcttttctcttaaatttattaaatattaaatatcttGTCTCGTAAATCATATAAATagttattacaaaaaataaaaaaatatttattatatataataattcttaGTATATATAATGTCACATATATATTAGgattatctattttaattatgtaagattatctattttaattatgtaagtGATTATTGttacttttacttttttgttacattaatgaataatatttaaaactaaaaaaataattaattttttttaatttgaataaaaaaatctcttgtaaatatattaaatttttttatatactaaatattataatatttaatagtataatatttattataatattgactcaaaatattaattcaaaatatatttagGTTTAGTAAGACTTCAAAAGAAGTAAGATCAACATAAGCCTATTGTTAGAACTCTAAATCTGACTTAAGGTTCACTATCTTAAGATTTAATATAAATGGAGTCAGGGGCGAAGCTAGGTGGTGGGAAAGGGGGGCGATGGCCccccctaattttaattttttacatgtaaattatatgtaaattttagtttagccccccttaaaattttattttagtcttagTTTATTGGATAAATATTTTTGGCCCCCCTCTAATATTTTATCTAGCTCCGCCCCTGAATGGAGTCTACATGTTCCTTTTCAAATTGGCCCAAATTGGATCTCCGTTGCTAATTATGTATGATAATGGATACACAGGATAATGTGACCGTCCCTTTTCAATCTCTCActtctatttaaaaaaatgccCATGTCCCCTCTCTATCTTTGCATCCTTATTTAATTATCTATTCAGAAAACACAAATTTTAACGAGTATCTACAAATATTATTTggacattattaaaaaaaataacaaaaaaaagatataatataataatcataaaataatcaattcaatataataaatacaattcataatatattcattataaaaaaatatttcaaaaaataaaaacctattctaacatatataataacataatataaattttttggaCGATACTAAACGATGTAGTAACAGATTTGAGAGACACACAATGTGTGTGAGAGAGAAAACTGAAGCTGAAAATGAatctaaaagaaaaagaaaaaaattcaaattagaaatcaaaattaGGGAAGTTACTAAATTTAagaaatatatttatatatatatataaattaaaatacatcagtaatttaatatacaaatatcttttaaagtacatcatttttattatataaaaataacttagatACCTT
This window contains:
- the LOC130976424 gene encoding protein FLX-like 2, giving the protein MGSKGRMPPPPHMRRPLPPGHGLLHPEQVPPVMHPHPGPFSPFDMLPPPQVMEQKLATQHVEMQRLATENQRLAATHGTLRQELAAAQHELQMLHLQIGTVKAEREQQIRGMLEKIGKMEAELQTAEPIKHELQQARAEAQSLVVSREELIGKAQQLNQELQRVHADVQQIPALITELEHLRQEYQHCRATFDYEKKLYNDHLESLQVMEKNYVSMTREVEKLRAELTNTANVDRRSSGPYGGTSGTNESEPSTFPVGQNAYEDGYAVMQGRGPIPGAGGAVAAAAAAAAAAAAATAGAQQGPVSAGAAYDASRGGPGYNTSSGPTYDPQRLTGYDAFRGTTYDSKRGQVFDPQRTGYDPQRALAYDPSRTAGYDAQSRGVAGPHGHAPAANNMPYGSATPPTRGGAGYEAQPRGVNPAVRR